The following are encoded in a window of Pseudomonas sp. JQ170C genomic DNA:
- the mtnA gene encoding S-methyl-5-thioribose-1-phosphate isomerase, with amino-acid sequence MRDRLLAAEKVSAIDWRDGVLYLLDQRVLPFEQTWQACSNAAEVAQAIRSMTVRGAPAIGISAAYGLAMAVRQRLAEGDDWEMALEEDFELLVHARPTGANLFWALNRMRERLLRVKAGEDVAAIMAAEAVAIHDSDREANLTMAQMGVDLIRKHQGNEQALMTHCNTGALATGGFGTALGVIRAASMEGMVERVYVNETRPWLQGSRLTAWELAEEGIALTVNADSAAAHLMKTKGITWVVVGADRIAANGDVANKIGTYQLAVNAMHHGVRFMVVASSSSIDMNLESGEDILLEERSASELLEFAGKRVGADVEAFNPVFDVTPADLIDVIVTEKGIVERPDTVKMAQLMCRKRLH; translated from the coding sequence ATGCGCGATCGACTACTGGCAGCAGAGAAGGTGAGCGCCATCGATTGGCGTGATGGCGTCCTGTACTTGCTTGATCAGCGCGTGTTGCCTTTCGAGCAGACCTGGCAGGCCTGCTCGAATGCCGCCGAGGTGGCCCAGGCCATCCGCTCGATGACGGTGCGCGGAGCCCCAGCCATTGGCATCAGCGCGGCCTATGGGCTTGCCATGGCCGTGCGCCAGCGCCTGGCTGAAGGCGATGACTGGGAAATGGCCCTGGAAGAAGATTTCGAGCTGCTTGTTCACGCGCGGCCCACCGGCGCCAACCTGTTCTGGGCCCTCAATCGCATGCGCGAGCGCCTGTTGCGCGTCAAGGCGGGTGAGGACGTGGCGGCGATCATGGCCGCTGAAGCCGTTGCTATCCATGACAGCGATCGCGAGGCCAACCTGACCATGGCGCAAATGGGCGTCGATCTGATTCGCAAGCACCAGGGTAATGAGCAGGCCTTGATGACCCATTGCAATACCGGGGCGCTGGCAACCGGTGGCTTTGGTACCGCGCTCGGCGTGATTCGTGCCGCCTCTATGGAGGGCATGGTGGAGCGGGTCTACGTCAACGAAACCCGGCCCTGGTTGCAAGGCTCGCGCCTGACCGCCTGGGAGCTGGCCGAGGAAGGCATTGCGCTGACGGTCAATGCCGACTCCGCTGCTGCTCACCTGATGAAGACCAAGGGCATCACCTGGGTCGTTGTCGGTGCCGATCGCATCGCCGCCAATGGCGATGTGGCCAACAAGATCGGGACTTATCAACTGGCGGTCAATGCCATGCACCACGGTGTGCGCTTCATGGTCGTCGCGTCGAGTTCGAGCATCGACATGAATCTGGAAAGTGGCGAAGACATCCTGCTCGAAGAGCGTAGCGCCAGTGAGCTGCTGGAGTTCGCTGGCAAGCGGGTAGGCGCCGATGTAGAGGCGTTCAATCCAGTATTTGATGTGACGCCGGCAGACCTGATTGATGTAATCGTGACCGAGAAGGGCATTGTCGAGCGCCCGGACACGGTAAAAATGGCGCAACTGATGTGCCGCAAGCGATTGCATTGA
- a CDS encoding TRZ/ATZ family hydrolase, with protein sequence MPKPATPLDLLLLPTWLVPVEPAGVVLKDHGLGIRDGQIVFIGPRAEAERLIASETRELPGCLLSPGLINAHGHAAMTLFRGLADDLPLMTWLEEHIWPAEGRWVDEAFVRDGTDLAIAEQIKGGITCFSDMYFFPKIASECAHKSGIRAQIAVPLLDFPIPGARSTEEALHLGVELFGDLRHHPRITVALGPHAPYTVSDENLEKIRVIAEELDAPIHMHIHETAFEVEQSLTTRGERPLARLARLGLLGPRLQAVHMTQVSDEDLALLVESNTSVVHCPESNLKLASGFCPVERLWQAGVNVAVGTDGAASNNDLDLLGETRTAALLAKAVAGSASALDAHRALRMATLNGARALGLEEVTGSLETGKAADLVAFDLSGLAQQPIYDPVSQLIYASGRDCVKHVWVAGKQLLDERRLTRLDEQALHATACAWGQRIGERTE encoded by the coding sequence ATGCCCAAACCCGCTACGCCGCTCGACCTGCTGCTCCTGCCTACCTGGCTGGTGCCTGTCGAACCTGCCGGGGTGGTATTGAAGGATCATGGCCTGGGGATTCGCGACGGACAGATCGTGTTCATCGGCCCCAGGGCCGAGGCTGAACGCCTGATTGCCAGCGAAACACGCGAACTGCCCGGCTGCCTGCTGAGCCCGGGCCTGATCAACGCTCACGGCCATGCGGCCATGACCCTGTTCCGCGGCCTGGCCGATGACCTGCCATTGATGACCTGGCTCGAAGAGCACATCTGGCCGGCCGAAGGTCGCTGGGTCGACGAGGCGTTCGTTCGTGACGGCACCGACCTGGCCATCGCCGAGCAGATCAAAGGCGGCATCACCTGTTTCTCCGACATGTATTTCTTCCCCAAGATCGCCAGCGAGTGCGCGCATAAAAGCGGCATCCGTGCGCAGATTGCCGTGCCGTTGCTGGATTTTCCGATACCTGGCGCGCGCAGTACCGAAGAAGCCCTGCACCTGGGTGTAGAACTGTTCGGCGACCTGCGCCACCACCCACGCATCACCGTCGCCCTTGGCCCGCATGCACCTTATACGGTGAGTGACGAGAACCTGGAGAAGATCCGGGTGATCGCCGAAGAGCTGGACGCGCCGATCCACATGCACATTCATGAAACCGCCTTTGAAGTGGAGCAATCCCTGACCACCCGCGGCGAGCGTCCACTGGCGCGCCTCGCCCGCCTGGGCCTGCTGGGGCCGCGCCTGCAGGCCGTGCACATGACCCAGGTCAGCGACGAAGACCTGGCCCTGCTGGTAGAAAGCAACACCAGCGTGGTGCATTGCCCGGAATCCAATCTCAAGCTGGCCAGCGGTTTTTGCCCGGTCGAGCGCCTGTGGCAAGCTGGGGTGAATGTCGCGGTGGGCACCGATGGCGCCGCCAGCAACAATGACCTCGACCTGCTTGGCGAAACGCGCACCGCAGCCTTGCTGGCCAAGGCAGTGGCCGGCTCGGCGAGCGCCCTGGACGCCCACAGGGCGTTGCGCATGGCCACCCTCAACGGCGCCCGCGCACTGGGCCTGGAAGAAGTCACCGGGTCACTGGAAACCGGCAAGGCCGCCGACCTGGTTGCCTTCGACCTGTCGGGCCTGGCCCAACAGCCGATCTATGATCCGGTTTCACAACTGATTTATGCCAGTGGCCGCGACTGCGTGAAGCATGTCTGGGTCGCTGGCAAGCAACTGCTTGACGAGCGCCGCCTGACCCGCCTGGACGAACAGGCCCTGCATGCCACAGCGTGCGCCTGGGGCCAGCGGATCGGCGAACGCACCGAATAA
- the ubiG gene encoding bifunctional 2-polyprenyl-6-hydroxyphenol methylase/3-demethylubiquinol 3-O-methyltransferase UbiG — protein sequence MSNVDHAEIAKFEALAHRWWDRESEFKPLHDINPLRVNWIDERVKLAGKKVLDVGCGGGILSEAMALRGATVTGIDMGEAPLAVAQLHQLESGVQVEYRQTTAEALAEEMPEQFDVVTCLEMLEHVPDPSSVIRACYRMVKPGGQVFFSTINRNPKAYLFAIIGAEYIMKLLPRGTHDFKKFIRPSELGAWSREAGLNVKDIIGLTYNPLTKHYKLANDVDVNYMIQTLREE from the coding sequence ATGAGCAACGTCGACCACGCCGAAATCGCCAAGTTCGAGGCCCTTGCCCACCGCTGGTGGGACCGCGAGAGCGAGTTCAAGCCGCTGCACGACATTAACCCGCTGCGGGTCAACTGGATCGACGAGCGGGTCAAGCTGGCCGGCAAGAAGGTTCTCGACGTCGGTTGCGGCGGCGGCATCCTCAGTGAAGCCATGGCCCTGCGCGGCGCCACCGTCACCGGTATCGACATGGGTGAAGCGCCCCTGGCCGTGGCCCAACTGCACCAGCTCGAATCCGGGGTGCAGGTCGAGTACCGCCAGACCACCGCCGAAGCCCTGGCCGAAGAAATGCCCGAGCAGTTCGATGTGGTCACCTGCCTTGAGATGCTTGAGCACGTACCGGACCCGTCCTCGGTCATCCGCGCCTGCTACCGCATGGTCAAACCCGGCGGCCAGGTATTCTTCTCGACCATCAACCGCAACCCCAAGGCCTACCTGTTCGCGATCATCGGCGCCGAATACATCATGAAGCTGCTGCCGCGCGGCACCCACGACTTCAAGAAGTTCATCCGTCCTTCGGAGCTGGGTGCCTGGAGCCGCGAGGCCGGCCTGAACGTCAAAGACATCATCGGCCTGACCTACAACCCGCTGACCAAGCACTACAAGCTGGCCAACGACGTTGACGTCAACTACATGATCCAGACCCTGCGCGAGGAATAA
- the mupP gene encoding N-acetylmuramic acid 6-phosphate phosphatase MupP, with protein MRLRAVLFDMDGTLLDTAPDFIAICQAMLADRGLPAIDDQRIRDVISGGARAMVEVTFGIKPEAAEFEALRLEFLERYQRDCAVHSKLFDGMAELLADIEKGNLLWGVVTNKPVRFAEPIMQRLGLAERSALLICPDHVKNSKPDPEPLILACKTLNLDPASVLFVGDDLRDIESGRDAGTRTAAVRYGYIHPEDNPNNWGADVVVDHPLELRKVLDGALCGC; from the coding sequence ATGCGTTTGCGAGCAGTACTTTTCGACATGGACGGCACCCTGCTCGACACGGCGCCGGACTTCATCGCCATTTGCCAGGCCATGCTTGCCGATCGCGGCCTGCCTGCCATTGACGACCAACGGATCCGCGACGTGATTTCCGGCGGCGCCCGGGCCATGGTCGAAGTCACCTTCGGCATCAAGCCTGAAGCTGCAGAATTTGAAGCCTTGCGCCTTGAATTCCTTGAGCGTTACCAGCGCGACTGCGCAGTCCACAGCAAACTGTTCGACGGCATGGCCGAGCTGCTGGCCGACATCGAGAAAGGCAACCTGCTATGGGGCGTGGTCACCAACAAGCCGGTGCGTTTCGCCGAACCCATCATGCAGCGCCTGGGCCTGGCTGAGCGCTCGGCCCTGCTGATCTGCCCGGATCACGTGAAGAACAGCAAGCCGGACCCCGAGCCGCTGATCCTTGCCTGCAAGACCCTGAACCTGGACCCGGCCAGCGTCCTGTTCGTCGGCGACGACCTGCGCGATATCGAGTCGGGCCGCGATGCCGGCACCCGCACCGCAGCGGTGCGCTACGGCTATATTCATCCAGAAGACAACCCCAACAACTGGGGCGCGGATGTGGTGGTCGATCATCCGCTGGAGCTGCGCAAGGTGCTCGATGGCGCGCTTTGCGGCTGCTGA
- a CDS encoding YciK family oxidoreductase has translation MFDYSARPDLLKGRTILVTGAGRGIGAAAAKTYAAHGATVLLLGKTEGNLTEVYDQIEAAGHPKPAVIPFNLETALPHQYDELAAMIESEFGHIDGLLHNASIIGPRTPLEQLSGDNFMRVMQINVNAMFMLTSTLLPLLKLSQDASVIFTSSSVGRKGRAYWGAYGVSKFATEGLMQTLADELEGVAPVRANSVNPGATRTSMRAQAYPGENPENNPLPEQIMPVYLYLMGPDSTGINGQAFNAQ, from the coding sequence ATGTTCGATTACTCCGCCCGCCCCGACCTGCTCAAGGGCCGGACCATTCTGGTCACCGGCGCAGGTCGCGGAATCGGCGCAGCTGCTGCCAAGACCTATGCCGCACATGGCGCCACCGTCCTGCTGCTGGGCAAGACCGAAGGCAACCTGACCGAGGTCTACGACCAGATCGAAGCCGCCGGACACCCGAAGCCTGCCGTCATTCCCTTCAACCTGGAGACGGCGCTGCCGCACCAGTACGACGAACTGGCGGCCATGATCGAAAGCGAGTTCGGCCATATTGACGGCCTGCTGCACAATGCCTCGATCATCGGTCCGCGCACGCCGCTGGAGCAGCTCTCGGGCGACAACTTCATGCGCGTCATGCAGATCAACGTCAATGCCATGTTCATGCTGACCAGCACCCTGCTACCGCTGCTGAAGCTGTCCCAGGATGCCTCGGTGATCTTCACCTCCAGCAGCGTCGGGCGCAAAGGCCGAGCCTACTGGGGTGCCTATGGGGTGTCGAAGTTCGCCACCGAAGGCCTGATGCAGACCCTCGCCGACGAACTTGAAGGTGTAGCGCCCGTGCGGGCCAACAGCGTGAACCCGGGCGCCACCCGTACCAGCATGCGCGCCCAGGCCTATCCTGGCGAAAATCCGGAGAACAATCCGCTGCCAGAGCAGATCATGCCGGTCTACCTGTACCTGATGGGCCCGGATAGCACGGGCATCAACGGCCAGGCATTCAACGCCCAGTAA
- a CDS encoding TenA family transcriptional regulator produces MDASSYPLWAQQLIKDCHESKRRVVEHELYQRMRDGRLSGRTMRQYLIGGWPVVEQFSLYMAKNLTKTRYARHPGEDMARRWLMRNIRVELNHADYWVYWSQAHGVSLEDLQAQEVPAELNALSDWCWHTCAADSLVVAIAATNYAIEGATGEWSAVVCSTGVYAQGFPEEGRKRAMKWLKMHAQYDDSHPWEALEIVCTLAGNNPSRALQVELRRAICKSYDYMFLFLERCMQQEQRQPARLQAELAEG; encoded by the coding sequence ATGGACGCCAGCAGTTATCCGCTCTGGGCTCAGCAGTTGATCAAGGACTGTCATGAGAGCAAGCGTCGGGTAGTGGAGCACGAGCTTTATCAACGCATGCGGGACGGTCGGCTCAGTGGCCGGACCATGCGCCAGTACCTGATCGGTGGCTGGCCCGTGGTCGAGCAGTTTTCCCTGTACATGGCCAAGAACCTGACCAAGACCCGCTACGCCCGTCATCCAGGGGAAGACATGGCGCGGCGTTGGCTGATGCGCAACATTCGCGTCGAGCTCAATCATGCCGATTACTGGGTTTACTGGAGCCAGGCCCATGGTGTCAGCCTTGAGGATCTGCAAGCCCAGGAAGTGCCTGCCGAACTCAATGCCTTGAGCGATTGGTGTTGGCACACCTGTGCTGCCGATTCATTGGTTGTCGCCATTGCGGCGACCAACTATGCAATCGAAGGCGCGACCGGCGAGTGGTCGGCGGTGGTCTGTTCGACCGGCGTCTATGCCCAGGGCTTCCCGGAAGAGGGGCGCAAGCGCGCAATGAAATGGCTGAAGATGCATGCCCAGTACGATGATTCGCACCCGTGGGAAGCGCTGGAAATCGTCTGCACCCTGGCGGGCAACAACCCGTCACGGGCCTTGCAGGTCGAGCTGCGTCGGGCGATCTGCAAGAGCTACGACTATATGTTCCTGTTCCTTGAGCGCTGCATGCAGCAGGAACAGCGCCAGCCCGCCCGGCTTCAGGCGGAACTGGCGGAGGGCTGA